The Candidatus Synechococcus calcipolaris G9 nucleotide sequence GCGGACATTTTGCCGGTGGATGCCTTTTACCTAAGCTCCCATCGGGATATTTATCGGGCAACCTTGGCCCTCCATGGTCGTGGCAGTCCGACGGATATCCTCTGTGTCACCGCTTGGTTGCAGGATCAGGGGCTGTTAGACAAGATTGGTGGACAAAACAAATTGGCTGAACTGGTGGATCGTACCGTCAGTGCCGTCAATATCGATCGCTATGCCCTGCTGATTAAGGATAAATATCTCCGGCGTAAGCTGATTGAGGTGGGGAGCAATGTGGTGCAGATGGCCTACGATGCCAGTACCAGTTTAGATACGGTTCTGGATCAGGCCGAGCAACAGATTTTTAGCGTCACCCAGGATCGGGTACAGCAGGGATTAACGGCGACGGAGGAGATTCTTACCCGTGCCTTTACGGAATTAGAGCAACGGGCGATCGGAAATATTCAGCCGGGCCTGTCCTGTAATTTTTATGATCTGGATAATTTAACCCAGGGTTTTCAGCGATCGGATCTGATTATCATTGCCGGTCGTCCCTCCATGGGGAAAACCGCCATTTCCCTGCAAATTGCCCGCCGCATTGCGGAAATTCACCATCTTGGGGTAGCGGTTTTTAGTTTGGAAATGTCCAAGGAGCAACTGGTGCAGCGACTTTTAGCCAGCGAAGCTCGCATTGATAGTAATTATCTCCGGGCCGGCCGCATTAATCAGCACCAGTGGGAACCCCTGAGTCGGGCGATCGGTGTCCTCTCCCAGTTACCCATTTATATTGACGATACGGCCAATCCCAGCCTAGGGGAAATTCGCTCCAATGCTCGGCGATTACAAGCCGAACATCCCCAGGGGTTAGGGTTGATTTTAATTGATTACTTACAGTTAATGGGCAGTGATGATGGTACGGAGGGCCGGGTACAGGAATTGTCCAAAATCACGCGATCGCTGAAGGGATTAGCCCGGGAGTTAAATGTCCCCATTGTTGCCCTATCCCAGTTAAGTCGGGGGGTAGAAGCTCGGCAAAATAAACGCCCATTAATGTCAGATCTTCGCGAGTCAGGTTGCTTAACTGGGGATACGCTTATTCCCCTAGCTGACAATGGGCAGATTGTCCCCCTGAAGTCCTTAGTGGGGCAATCCGGCTTTAAGGTATGGTCACTGAATCAAACCACTGGAAAGTTGGTACCAGCTATTGTTAGTCATGCTTTTGCAACTGGTATCAAACCCGTTTGGCAGCTTACAACCCAACTGGGACGGACTATTAAAGCAACGGCAAATCATCCATTTTTAACCATTCATGGCTGGCAGCGACTGGATCAACTTAAGGTAGGTACATATATTGCCCTACCCAGGAAAATTTCCATCGGACAAAATACATCGTTGGAACATACACGGTTAGCTTTATTAGGACATTTGATTGGTGATGGCTGTACCCTACCTCGTCATAGTATTCAGTACACAACTAAGGAATTAGAATTAGCAGAGGAAGTAGTCCGTTTAGTATCATATAGTTTTAAGCATCAAATTAATCCACGCATTGCTCCTGAAAGAAATTGGTATCAAGTCTATCTCGCAGCAGATAAACATTTGACCCATGGACAACGAAATCCAATTGCTGCGTGGTTAGATGAATTAGAGCTTTTTGGTAAACGATCTCACGAAAAATTCATCCCTCGGTCTGTTTTCAACCAACCCAAAGATTCAATTGCCCTATTTCTCAAACATCTCTGGGCAACGGATGGATGTATTCATCACAAAAGCGATCGCCACCCCCAAATCTTTTATGCAACCAGTAGTTACCAACTTGCTAGGGATGTTCAATCTTTACTATTGCGGTTTGAAATTAATGCAATTTTACGATCGGTATCCCAAGGCAGTAAAGGTCGCTGTCAATTTCATGTTTTAATTAGTGGAAAACAGGATTTAGAGCGATTTATTCATGAAATTGGTGCCCTAGGCTCTCGCCGTCAGCAGGCTCTGCAAAATATTAACCATCAAATAAGCTCTTGTCAAAGCAATACCAATCGAGACATTGTACCTAAAGATGTTTGGCAATTATATGTTAAACCAGCCATGCAAAAAACTGGAACGACAGAACGGCAATTACAGTCTAGTTTAGGGATCTCCTATTGTGGGACAAGTCTCTATAGAAGCAATCTGAGCCGAGAACGATGCCAGAAAGTCGCAGATGTATTAAATTCAGAGTCCCTGGCTCAATTAGCAAATAGTGATATTTATTGGGACAAAATTAAAGAAATTGAGTTTATTGGCGAAATAGAGGTTTATGATTTAACCGTTCCTAAGCATCACAACTTTGTAGCTAACAATATAATTGTACATAATTCCATTGAGCAAGATGCAGACCTAGTGATATTACTCTATCGGGATGAATACTATAACCCGGACACCCCCGATCGCGGCATTTGTGAATTGATTTTAGCGAAACATCGCAATGGCCCCGTGGGAACGGTCAAACTGTTATTTGATCCCCAGTACACTCGTTTTGAAAACCTCGCCCAGCAAAATTAAGATTAAAAATTAATATTACTAACATCATTGGCAAATTCATGGCCCATCGTAACCCTGCCCCCACCGTTGATATGATCATCGAGCTAAGCGATCGCCCCGGTCAGCCAATTATTTTAATTGAGCGTAAGCATCCCCCCCTGGGTTGGGCCATTCCCGGTGGCTTTGTGGACTACGGTGAAACGGTAGAAAATGCTGCACGCCGGGAAGCCAAGGAGGAAATTAGTCTGGATGTCACCCTAAGGGATTTGCTCTACGTTTACTCCTGTCCCGATCGCGACCCGCGTCAACATACCATTAGCATTGTGTTTATTGGGACTGCTACGGGTACGCCCCAAGCGGCGGATGATGCCAAACATGTCGGCATTTTTACCCTAGAAAATCTACCAGAAATCCTCTGTTTTGATCATGGCGTTATCCTCCAGGATTACTATCACTATCGCACCAGCGGAAATCGACCCAATCCTGCACGTTATTGATGTTGAATGATGATGATGAATTCTTACCCTAATCCCGATCAAATTCATCCCTTACCTGAATTTCCCCAGGTTTGTTTTATTAAAAATGTGATTAAAAATCCCCAGATTATTGTTGGTGATTATACTTACTATGATGATCCATTGGATTCGGTCAACTTTGAGCGAAACGTCCTCTACCATTATCCCTTTAGTCGCGATCGCCTGATTATTGGCAAGTTCTGTGCGATCGCCCAAGGGGTGACATTTATGATGAATGATGCAAATCATTGTATGGATGGTTTTTCCACCTATCCCTTTGAAATTTTTGGCCAAGATTGGCAACGACTTCAGGCACAGCGGCCTGCCCCTAAACACAAAGGCGATACTGTGATTGGCCATGATGTTTGGCTGGGCTACCAGTCGTTGATTCTGCCAGGGATTCAGATTGGTTCGGGAGCCATTATTGGTGCAAAGGCGGTGGTGAGTCGAGATGTCCCGGCCTATGCCATTGTGGCGGGTAACCCGGCCCGAGTCGTTCGCTATCGCTTTGGGGCGGAGGTCATTCAGGAACTTTTAGATCTGGCCTGGTGGGATTGGCCCCGGGAAAAAATTAGCCGCAACCTGGAATTGATTGTTGGTGGGGATATCGATCGCCTCAAAGGCTGCACCTAACCCCCAAGGGATTGATCTTGCCTTAAACCAGGAAAATTTTGATATTAAAGTATAGCTGTCGCCTGTTTCCTTAGGACATTTCGGATAAGGGGGGTGTGGGGGCGAAGCCCCCAGCCAGGGGTTCCACCCCTGCACCCCGTCCTAATAATGAGTAACAATAGCTATTTGACATTTTTGTGGGTATCGGGCATAAAGAATGGCACCGGATAGAATCAGCCAAGAAAAATCACGACTACGCAAACGGCTGCTCCATCAACGCCAAAGCCTCTCGCCCCAGGACTGGCATCATCACAGCGATCGCCTCTGGGAGCGTCTAACCAGGCTGCCGGATTTTCAACGGGCAACTACGGTTTTGGCCTATATGAGCCATCGCCGTGAACCGGATCTCGCTGGGTTATTCCAGCACAGTCACAAAATCTGGGGACTGCCCCGCTGCCAGGGAGAAAACCTGACTTGGCATCATTACCAACCGGGCATTGATCGGCTCACTCCGGGTCAGTTTGGCATTCTAGAACCCGATTTAGATTGGCAAGAACTTACCCTAGAGCAGGTGGACTTAGTCTTAGTCCCCTGTGTGGCCGGCGATCGCCAGGGCTATCGATTGGGCTACGGTGGCGGCTACTACGATCGCCTGTTTATGGATTCAGCTTGGCGGCGGATTCCCCGCATTGGCCTCCTGTTTCATTTTGCTCTGTTGGAGCGGTTGCCCCACCATGATTGGGATATCCCCTTAAATGGCGTTTGCACAGAAGAAGCCACCATTATGATCTAGGGTAGGGCTGGTAAAAATCAACGCAAAAGCAAACCTAGGGAGCTAGGGCATTCCCCCGCAGGAGGCTGCCAATGGTTTTAGCGGTAATTTTAAGCTGCACCAAGGGATTGGCCGGCACCACGGTTTTATAGAGATAGCTATCAAACGTGAGCTTTTGCACATCCATGTCGCTACACATTTCCACAAAGGCCTCACGGGTGGCATCGGTGCGATAGAAGACCCGTTGCAGCCAGTCTAAAACCAAGTAGGTCATGCCGTACTTTTGATCCCACCGCTTCAGATACACCTTCAGATCCGCTTCGCTGGGAATCCGTTGGCCACCATTGGAAAATTCGACAATGGCTTCGGCACACATCCGCGCAGATTTAGCGGCAAAGTAAATCCCTTCCCCAGAGGACTTTGTAACCGTTCCGGCCGCATCTCCCACAAGGGCAACCCGACCGACAACCCGCCGCGGCCGTGGATGCTCGGGAATGGGGTGGGCTTCTACCTTGATGATTTGCCCACCAGCGAGTTTGGCGGCGGCCCGGGCCCGAATTCCCGCCTGCAATTCCTTGATCCGGTCTTTATTGACCTTCATTGTGCCCGTACCCACGGCAACGTGATCGTACTTCGGAAAGACCCAGGCGTAAAAATCCGGGGATACATCATTGCCTACATACATTTCCGCCAGTTCATCGTAGTAGGCCATCTTGTCCTCAGGTAAGCGGATGCGTTCCTGGAAGGCAATGGCGTAGTTGTAATCCCCGGCTTTAATTTCCTTGGCAATCCGAGAATTGGCACCATCGGCCCCAATCACCACGTCCACCTCTAGGGTTTTGCTGTTGCCCTCGGGGCCGCCCTCGCTGAGATCGGCGTAGTGCAGGGTATAGGGCTTATCGTTTTCCGTGGGTTGCTCTAACTTGAAAACTGTGCCATTGATTAACGTAGCCCCAAAACCAGCGGCGCGATCGCGGAGGTAACCATCTAGGACTTCCCGGCGACACATACCAATGTATTCATCATCCTTGAGGGTTTGACCAATATTCACCTCAATATTAGACGGCGAAATCATTTTCATCTTCCGCACCCGGCGATCGATGATTTGGGGAGGTAGATCAAACTCACTCACCATGCATAGGGGAATCGCGCCACCACAGGGCTTGGCATTATCTAGTTTGCGTTCAAATAAGTAGGTCTCAATACCGGCCTTAGCTAAAATCTCTGCGGCAGAGGAACCAGCCGGGCCCCCTCCGACAACTGCAACCCGAAGTGACAACGGAGTTCTCCCAATGATTGCGAAACGATCAACAGTTTGGATGGTATCACGGCCATTTTGCTCCTTCAATGGTTTAATAGCATCCGGCAGTAAACTGTAACACTCCGTAATTTTCCTGGGGGTATAATCGTACTTTTCGCGTACTTTTGGCATAAATCAGGAGAACTCTTCCCCTAAAAGTAAAAGAAACGGTATCCTAGGGTTACAGCGTGGAGAATCAAGACTGGCCTCACCTAACCCAAAAGCCTCAATTGCAGGAATTGATACCAGTTTAAATTTGGCTTGGATAGCTGCCCAGGCAGCGGACGATCGCAAGGGTGGAGATATTTGCATCCTCAAGGTTACGGCGGTGTCCTACTTAACGGATTATCTGGTGATTATTACTGGCCTATCCAAAACCCAAGTGCGGGCCATTGCCCAGGGGATTAAGGATGCCACCGCAGACCATTGCCAGCGATCGCCCGTCCATAGTGAGGGGGAAGGGGATGCCTCCTGGGTATTACTGGACTATGGGGATGTAATGATTCATGTCCAGCTTCCCAAGGAACGGCAGTTTTATAACCTGGAAGCCTTTTGGGGGCACGCGGAACGAATTCCCTTTGAGCAGGAATTCTCTCTGCCATCACGGTAAATGACTTTGCAAATAACCTGGAAAGGGGATAAATCGCTCAACGGTACGTCATTGCTCACCTGTCCTGATAAATAGCCTGATCAGATAAATAGTCTGACGAGTAGCCTGCCTTTATGAATAGCTTGGCAGCTTGCCCCTATCATACTCCTTAGGATGCTCTGGATCGCTATGGTCAAGGTCGAACAACCGCAATTTCACTCCTATCGGACTCACCTCTCCCAATGGTTAAAGGGAACGCTTGACCCTAACCCAGGGGCCTATCCCTGGCTACTCCGGTGGCAAGTTTGGGGGCGGCTATCGATTGTGACATCCTTGGGAGTGATTACCCTATCGACCCTCCTGCTCCTGCGGCAGCCCACGACTACGGGGAACTGTCAATTTGTGGTCTGGCCCTTTGCCTCCGCTGCCTTTCGCCTCTACTGCGCCCAGGAAGCCGCCGATCGCCAGACCCTAGAGGATTTAATTTTAGCCATTAAATTGGTGGATGATTTACCGGCGGATCACCCCCTCGCTCCCGAAATTAATCGTTGGATTGAGGCCTGGTCAGACCAGGTTTTAGAATTAGCCAACGCCGCCTTCCATCAAGGTCATTTAGATCGGGCGATCACCTTTGCCCGGCGAATTCCCAATCATGTTTCCGCCTATGCCAAGGTCGAAGAATCCATTGAACGCTGGCAAACGGTCTGGAAGGAGGGGGAAATCATCTATCGTGAAGCGGAACTTGCCTTAAAAAATCTTCAGTGGCGGGAAGCCTTTCAGATTTCCCTAGATTTAATGTATGTCAACTGCCGATATTGGTCGCGGGATCAATTTGAAGCCTTGAATCGGCGAATCATCCAAGCCCAAAAGGAAGATCGTGAACTGGATCAAGCCCGCGCTTTAATCAGTCAGGGGGGTGCAAAAAACCTGGCAGCGGCCATGAAGCTCGTTCGGGAAATTGATCCGAGTAGCGATGTCTATCCAGGGGCGGTGCGGCTCTTAAATGAGATTAGCGATCGCCTGTTAGAGGAAGCGAAAGCGGCCCTTGTTGCCCTGGATATCGATACCGCCGAAGTGACCGCCCAACTGATTCCTCGGGACATGAGGCCTTGGCAAGCGGGCCAAGATATTTTACGGTTAGTGGCCGCGGAACGATTAGCCCGCAGGGGTATGGGCCAAGAGTTAAGTACGGCGATCGCCCAAACCCGCCGGATTTTGCCTCAACGGCCCATGTATTCCCAAGCCCAGGACTTTATTCGCCGCTGGCAACGAGACACCCAACTTTTACAAACCTTGGCCCAAGCCCAACAAACCGCCCGTTCGGGAACGGTAGAGAACCTCTGGGCCGCCGTCTATCACCTCCAAACCATTCCCCAGGGGGGGAGTCCCTATCGCCAAGAGCAGGTACAGCGACAACTTAATCAATGGCAACGCCAGGCCAAAACCCTAGAGGATCAACCCCTCCTGGATCGGGCGGATCAACTTGCCAGTCTGGGGGGAGATCAGGCCCTCGAGGAAGCCCGCCAACTCCTCAGGCAGATTCGCTCCGGCCGCCCTCTATACGATGAAGCCCAAGCGCGGCTAGATCGCCTCGAACCGGTGACATCCACCCTGGTGACAGCGGATCCCAGGGATGACCCCATGTTCCATTTACCCGGGGTCGAAATTGCCGATGGCCCACCCCAGGATCAGGCCCGTCTATCCCAGGCCTACAGACGAGCACGGGGTGGAACGCCGGAGGCCCTATCCCAGGCTATTCTCATTGCCAATGATGTTCCGATGATGTCTCCCCTCCGTTTCCAGGCCAATGAGTTAATAGATCAATGGGGGGAATTAATCCTCACCCAGGCCCGTTTCTATGGAGAGCGGGATAGTTCCCAGGCGATCGCCACGGCTCAATTAATTCCACCCCACCATAGACTCTACCCAGAGGCTCAGAATTTGATCCAAGGGTGGCAAGCCAGGGAAACCGTTCCTGATTTTGGTTTCTAAGGGTTATTAATAATGAGTCTTAACCAGTAACCTCGCTAATTAGGGCCGGAGTTACGTCAACCGTCTGGTTGAGTACCCTATTGGCTCCTCCTTGGAACAGGCGATCGCCGTAGGCCGGACTATCCGCTGCTGCTACATGGGGCGGAATCACCCCTAAACCAAACCAGGGGCGATCGCCATCTTGGTTACGGGCATGGATCACCGTTTGCATATCCGCCACCGTGTCCCCCACATAGATCGTTGGCGAATGACCCATTGGATCCAACCTCTGGGTTGCTTGCAAGAC carries:
- a CDS encoding CatB-related O-acetyltransferase, whose translation is MNSYPNPDQIHPLPEFPQVCFIKNVIKNPQIIVGDYTYYDDPLDSVNFERNVLYHYPFSRDRLIIGKFCAIAQGVTFMMNDANHCMDGFSTYPFEIFGQDWQRLQAQRPAPKHKGDTVIGHDVWLGYQSLILPGIQIGSGAIIGAKAVVSRDVPAYAIVAGNPARVVRYRFGAEVIQELLDLAWWDWPREKISRNLELIVGGDIDRLKGCT
- the chlP gene encoding geranylgeranyl reductase, encoding MSLRVAVVGGGPAGSSAAEILAKAGIETYLFERKLDNAKPCGGAIPLCMVSEFDLPPQIIDRRVRKMKMISPSNIEVNIGQTLKDDEYIGMCRREVLDGYLRDRAAGFGATLINGTVFKLEQPTENDKPYTLHYADLSEGGPEGNSKTLEVDVVIGADGANSRIAKEIKAGDYNYAIAFQERIRLPEDKMAYYDELAEMYVGNDVSPDFYAWVFPKYDHVAVGTGTMKVNKDRIKELQAGIRARAAAKLAGGQIIKVEAHPIPEHPRPRRVVGRVALVGDAAGTVTKSSGEGIYFAAKSARMCAEAIVEFSNGGQRIPSEADLKVYLKRWDQKYGMTYLVLDWLQRVFYRTDATREAFVEMCSDMDVQKLTFDSYLYKTVVPANPLVQLKITAKTIGSLLRGNALAP
- a CDS encoding NUDIX hydrolase, which codes for MAHRNPAPTVDMIIELSDRPGQPIILIERKHPPLGWAIPGGFVDYGETVENAARREAKEEISLDVTLRDLLYVYSCPDRDPRQHTISIVFIGTATGTPQAADDAKHVGIFTLENLPEILCFDHGVILQDYYHYRTSGNRPNPARY
- a CDS encoding 5-formyltetrahydrofolate cyclo-ligase — encoded protein: MAPDRISQEKSRLRKRLLHQRQSLSPQDWHHHSDRLWERLTRLPDFQRATTVLAYMSHRREPDLAGLFQHSHKIWGLPRCQGENLTWHHYQPGIDRLTPGQFGILEPDLDWQELTLEQVDLVLVPCVAGDRQGYRLGYGGGYYDRLFMDSAWRRIPRIGLLFHFALLERLPHHDWDIPLNGVCTEEATIMI
- a CDS encoding replicative DNA helicase, giving the protein MVQEPSFRPDVASLPPQNLEAEESILGGILLDGEAIARVADILPVDAFYLSSHRDIYRATLALHGRGSPTDILCVTAWLQDQGLLDKIGGQNKLAELVDRTVSAVNIDRYALLIKDKYLRRKLIEVGSNVVQMAYDASTSLDTVLDQAEQQIFSVTQDRVQQGLTATEEILTRAFTELEQRAIGNIQPGLSCNFYDLDNLTQGFQRSDLIIIAGRPSMGKTAISLQIARRIAEIHHLGVAVFSLEMSKEQLVQRLLASEARIDSNYLRAGRINQHQWEPLSRAIGVLSQLPIYIDDTANPSLGEIRSNARRLQAEHPQGLGLILIDYLQLMGSDDGTEGRVQELSKITRSLKGLARELNVPIVALSQLSRGVEARQNKRPLMSDLRESGCLTGDTLIPLADNGQIVPLKSLVGQSGFKVWSLNQTTGKLVPAIVSHAFATGIKPVWQLTTQLGRTIKATANHPFLTIHGWQRLDQLKVGTYIALPRKISIGQNTSLEHTRLALLGHLIGDGCTLPRHSIQYTTKELELAEEVVRLVSYSFKHQINPRIAPERNWYQVYLAADKHLTHGQRNPIAAWLDELELFGKRSHEKFIPRSVFNQPKDSIALFLKHLWATDGCIHHKSDRHPQIFYATSSYQLARDVQSLLLRFEINAILRSVSQGSKGRCQFHVLISGKQDLERFIHEIGALGSRRQQALQNINHQISSCQSNTNRDIVPKDVWQLYVKPAMQKTGTTERQLQSSLGISYCGTSLYRSNLSRERCQKVADVLNSESLAQLANSDIYWDKIKEIEFIGEIEVYDLTVPKHHNFVANNIIVHNSIEQDADLVILLYRDEYYNPDTPDRGICELILAKHRNGPVGTVKLLFDPQYTRFENLAQQN
- the rsfS gene encoding ribosome silencing factor, encoding MAWIAAQAADDRKGGDICILKVTAVSYLTDYLVIITGLSKTQVRAIAQGIKDATADHCQRSPVHSEGEGDASWVLLDYGDVMIHVQLPKERQFYNLEAFWGHAERIPFEQEFSLPSR